One window of Archangium lipolyticum genomic DNA carries:
- a CDS encoding imm11 family protein gives MNTHARYFDLSDDMRIPGRWVLSQLDVDDRGQPMDPWLFDQGKVINLEGTPLIGVGHPGSALDFSLTELATPVVSGRVVSVFESLELQDEVQFIPARVQGQSQPYFILNTLRTLRCIDDARCEEVLYWRPEDGRPDKLGRYRNVVGLRVDPARAGDANIFRPWGWTVALIVSERLKLAMEAAGITGTRFIEA, from the coding sequence ATGAACACCCACGCCAGATATTTCGACCTGTCGGACGACATGCGCATTCCCGGACGGTGGGTCTTGAGCCAACTCGATGTCGATGATCGAGGCCAGCCCATGGACCCCTGGCTATTCGATCAGGGAAAGGTCATCAACCTGGAAGGCACTCCTTTGATTGGAGTGGGCCATCCTGGAAGCGCGCTCGACTTCAGCTTGACGGAGTTGGCCACCCCCGTTGTCAGCGGACGTGTGGTTTCCGTTTTCGAGAGCCTCGAGCTCCAGGATGAAGTGCAGTTCATCCCCGCGCGCGTGCAGGGACAATCCCAGCCCTACTTCATCCTCAACACGCTGCGGACTCTCCGGTGCATCGACGATGCTCGATGTGAAGAGGTGCTCTATTGGCGGCCCGAAGATGGTCGCCCGGATAAATTGGGAAGATACCGGAACGTCGTGGGGCTGAGAGTGGACCCGGCCAGGGCAGGTGACGCCAACATCTTTCGCCCCTGGGGTTGGACCGTGGCCCTCATCGTTTCCGAGCGACTCAAACTGGCCATGGAGGCGGCGGGCATCACGGGTACCCGGTTCATCGAAGCTTGA
- a CDS encoding LysR family transcriptional regulator encodes MDDALEGMAVFVAVAQSKSLREAGERLGVSGSAVSQALGKLEERLGVALVQRTTRSLHLTGVGERLYARVGPALGELRAAVAEAGDLGSEPRGTLRLLVARAAEGFLGGELMTGFLARYGHVRVDLYFSDEPLDIVAEGYDAGVRLGEVIDKDMVAVPVSGELRLNVVGAPSYFARRPKPVHPRDLVEHECINWHPAAEAPPYRWEFTENGRDFSVDVAARVLTNDPAFNLRLARAGTGLTLADDDRIRELVVRGELVTVLEGFSTPFPGFYLYYPHRRHASPALRALVDYLREVRRPKASQARLQRRNPTRRDAT; translated from the coding sequence ATGGACGACGCACTCGAGGGCATGGCCGTGTTCGTGGCCGTGGCGCAGTCGAAGAGCCTGCGCGAGGCCGGCGAGCGCCTGGGCGTGAGCGGCTCCGCGGTGAGCCAGGCGCTGGGCAAACTCGAGGAGCGGCTCGGCGTGGCGCTCGTGCAGCGCACGACGCGCAGCCTGCACCTGACGGGCGTTGGTGAGCGGCTCTACGCGCGCGTGGGGCCTGCGCTCGGCGAGCTGCGCGCCGCGGTGGCCGAGGCGGGGGATCTGGGGAGTGAGCCGCGCGGCACGCTGCGGCTGCTCGTCGCACGCGCGGCCGAGGGCTTCCTGGGCGGTGAACTGATGACCGGCTTCCTCGCCAGGTACGGGCACGTCCGGGTCGACCTGTACTTCTCCGACGAGCCGCTCGACATCGTCGCCGAGGGTTACGACGCCGGAGTCCGGCTCGGCGAGGTCATCGACAAGGACATGGTCGCGGTGCCGGTGTCCGGGGAGCTGCGACTCAACGTGGTGGGCGCGCCATCGTACTTCGCGCGACGCCCGAAGCCCGTGCACCCGCGCGACCTCGTGGAGCATGAGTGCATCAACTGGCACCCGGCAGCGGAGGCGCCGCCGTACCGGTGGGAGTTCACCGAGAACGGGCGGGACTTTTCCGTCGACGTGGCGGCGCGCGTCCTCACCAATGACCCGGCGTTCAATCTGCGCCTGGCGCGAGCAGGGACGGGGCTCACCCTGGCCGACGACGACCGCATCCGCGAACTGGTGGTGCGCGGCGAGCTGGTAACGGTGCTGGAGGGGTTCTCGACGCCCTTCCCCGGGTTCTACCTGTACTACCCGCATCGCCGACACGCCTCGCCCGCGCTGCGCGCTCTCGTCGACTACCTGCGCGAAGTGCGACGCCCCAAGGCCTCCCAGGCGCGGTTGCAGCGCCGCAACCCGACGCGAAGGGATGCTACTTAG
- a CDS encoding AHH domain-containing protein, with protein MGHPSPPPLCHFVLLLLVLFPFTTRANAMEGQRLRVKVPVDTRGHWDPSAGYSVSLTFPLRPLTPKDAAPLSREDVRAILKAFEGVYGEVAPLPAGTREKPTALKLALPIALGSQEPCPPDSKSEGKSKPRRILSPGVEKRIRQDYTGFYNSKDVGRLDEAGPLEDSLFFLALERSPRHMGPGAQQAAEEMFTSPVFIASMAISMTLYLVALATPEPFISKGAVAALTFWLMATYGVSEVLAVTSAVKRLYDESSAAMTESALEDASRHFGEAIGGVGLRILVTVAVGRLAGKHSEVPMTPGSGGLWDKLGKVGVSVQKTVASSEGAFLSVATADGAVEISQAASTVTSTADGTILLMGATLGASASAVKDALKAARVSGDCAPKKEDDNEGHHIATDKNEDSDRNGGPWTPRFELLFKRAGLRLNDLVNIVFLRGHKGPHPEEYHNEVFRRLRDALRTCRTAEDCRSSLEDELDSIAADVCKPGSKLNKLVTRKK; from the coding sequence ATGGGACATCCCAGCCCGCCACCGCTCTGCCACTTCGTTCTCCTGCTGCTCGTGCTCTTCCCGTTCACGACACGAGCCAACGCCATGGAGGGCCAGCGTCTTCGTGTGAAGGTACCGGTGGATACGCGCGGACACTGGGACCCCAGCGCTGGCTACTCTGTGTCTCTCACGTTTCCGCTACGGCCATTGACCCCCAAGGACGCGGCGCCACTCTCTCGTGAGGACGTGCGGGCCATCCTCAAAGCCTTCGAAGGCGTGTACGGAGAGGTGGCGCCGCTCCCAGCGGGAACACGAGAAAAACCCACCGCCCTCAAGCTCGCCTTACCGATAGCTCTTGGAAGCCAGGAGCCATGCCCTCCCGATTCCAAGTCCGAGGGGAAATCCAAGCCCAGGCGAATCCTGTCACCAGGAGTAGAGAAACGAATCCGCCAGGACTACACGGGATTCTACAACTCCAAGGACGTCGGCCGACTCGACGAAGCTGGACCGTTGGAAGACAGCCTCTTCTTCCTGGCACTCGAACGCTCACCCAGGCACATGGGGCCTGGTGCCCAACAAGCGGCCGAGGAGATGTTCACCTCGCCCGTCTTCATTGCCTCCATGGCAATCTCCATGACTCTTTATTTGGTCGCATTAGCTACACCCGAACCGTTCATCTCGAAGGGAGCCGTGGCGGCGCTCACCTTCTGGCTCATGGCGACCTACGGTGTTTCGGAAGTCTTGGCGGTGACCTCGGCGGTCAAACGCTTGTATGACGAGTCGTCAGCGGCGATGACGGAGAGCGCACTGGAAGATGCTTCCAGACACTTCGGAGAGGCCATTGGGGGCGTGGGGCTGAGAATCCTCGTGACGGTCGCGGTGGGCAGATTGGCCGGCAAGCACTCCGAAGTGCCCATGACGCCTGGGAGTGGAGGGCTCTGGGACAAGCTCGGCAAGGTTGGCGTCTCCGTGCAGAAGACCGTTGCCTCCTCGGAAGGAGCTTTCCTGTCGGTGGCCACGGCGGACGGGGCGGTGGAGATTTCCCAGGCAGCAAGCACGGTGACCTCGACAGCAGACGGGACCATCTTGCTCATGGGTGCGACGCTGGGCGCGAGTGCCTCAGCCGTCAAGGACGCGCTCAAGGCCGCGCGGGTATCGGGAGACTGCGCCCCGAAGAAGGAGGACGACAACGAGGGCCACCACATCGCCACGGACAAGAACGAGGATTCCGACAGGAATGGAGGCCCCTGGACGCCACGCTTCGAGCTACTTTTCAAGCGCGCGGGACTCCGCCTGAACGATCTGGTCAATATCGTTTTTCTCAGGGGCCACAAGGGTCCTCACCCCGAGGAGTATCACAACGAAGTCTTCCGCCGGCTCCGTGATGCCCTCAGAACATGCAGGACAGCGGAGGATTGCCGGAGCAGTTTGGAAGACGAGCTCGACAGCATCGCCGCTGATGTTTGCAAGCCAGGCTCCAAGCTCAACAAACTCGTCACAAGGAAGAAATGA
- a CDS encoding thiaminase II/PqqC family protein — translation MKQAAQVVKEISEALREVDEQLRNHPYPAALERGEVTVEALRAFPGTQYHVATSDLRSMAMMVQRFGHTPARDFLYGILQGEVAALDGLRVLARKLGMTQEELERYEVTPEGFAYATNMAWMAANVSAAEFVVGILVNFPAWGFTCGRMSRALRERYGFTERETVFLDAFANLPPLEGATLPIIQEGLDQGVEPRLLHRSARFFQAYEKMFWDAMMAAAWVR, via the coding sequence ATGAAGCAGGCAGCCCAGGTGGTGAAGGAGATCAGCGAGGCGCTCCGGGAAGTGGACGAGCAACTGCGCAACCATCCCTACCCCGCGGCGTTGGAGCGGGGCGAGGTGACGGTGGAGGCGCTGCGAGCCTTTCCCGGTACCCAGTACCACGTCGCCACGAGTGACCTCCGCTCGATGGCGATGATGGTGCAGCGCTTCGGTCACACCCCGGCGCGTGATTTTCTCTACGGCATCCTGCAGGGCGAGGTCGCCGCGCTGGATGGCCTGCGCGTGCTGGCGCGCAAACTGGGAATGACGCAGGAGGAGTTGGAGCGGTACGAAGTCACGCCCGAGGGCTTCGCCTACGCCACCAACATGGCCTGGATGGCGGCCAACGTGTCCGCGGCGGAGTTCGTGGTGGGCATCCTGGTCAACTTCCCGGCGTGGGGCTTCACCTGCGGCCGGATGAGCCGGGCACTCCGGGAACGCTACGGCTTCACGGAGCGCGAGACCGTGTTCCTGGATGCCTTCGCGAACCTGCCACCGCTCGAAGGCGCCACGCTCCCCATCATCCAGGAAGGGTTGGACCAGGGGGTGGAGCCCCGGTTGCTCCACCGCTCGGCGCGCTTCTTCCAGGCTTACGAGAAGATGTTCTGGGACGCGATGATGGCGGCCGCGTGGGTTCGATGA
- a CDS encoding vanadium-dependent haloperoxidase, protein MTPSRRLILSLVPLLLLGASAHAAPPTAATPSAAYQWLDITLEATAREVDRRGARPTVISRAHAIAMTAMYDAWAAYDARAVGTRLGGTLRRPPAERTLANKKKAIAYATYRALVDLYPEDRAWSADQMRQLGFDPDDTSTDVSTPQGVGNVAAAAVLAWRRHDGSNQFGDEPGSSGVPYSDYTGYAPVNPPDRIIDPDRWQPITFDDGKGGTLTPGFLTPHWYRVKPFALQSSSQFRPPPPPKVGSHQLAREVWEIIYYNAHLTPEQKALVEFMRDGPRSTAQSGHWLRFAQDVSRRDGFGLDQDVKLFFSVSNAALDAFIAAWESKRFYDSSRPWTLVRYYRAGDELLGWVGPGQGVDKIPAEQWHPYSPATFITPPFPGYVSGHSTVSAACGRVMELFTGSDYFGKVEHLTAGALTEPGFACNIIQQRKGKPSKDTPEDCEVTLELPTFSETAEMAGISRVMGGYHIQADNIAGLELGRQVADYLWPRTRAYFDGTAQVP, encoded by the coding sequence ATGACCCCATCCCGACGTCTCATTCTCTCTCTCGTCCCATTGCTGTTGCTGGGCGCGTCCGCCCATGCGGCGCCTCCCACTGCGGCAACGCCCTCCGCCGCGTACCAGTGGCTGGACATCACACTCGAAGCCACGGCCCGGGAGGTGGACCGGCGTGGCGCGCGGCCCACGGTCATCTCCCGCGCGCACGCCATCGCCATGACCGCCATGTACGACGCCTGGGCGGCGTACGACGCACGGGCGGTGGGCACCCGCCTGGGGGGCACCCTGCGCCGGCCTCCCGCCGAGCGGACCCTGGCCAACAAGAAGAAGGCCATCGCCTACGCCACCTACCGCGCCCTGGTGGACCTCTACCCGGAGGACCGCGCGTGGAGCGCGGACCAGATGCGGCAGCTGGGGTTCGATCCGGATGACACCTCGACCGACGTCTCCACCCCCCAGGGCGTGGGCAACGTCGCGGCGGCCGCGGTCCTCGCCTGGCGGCGGCACGATGGCTCCAATCAGTTCGGTGACGAGCCCGGCTCCAGCGGCGTCCCGTACTCCGACTACACCGGCTACGCGCCCGTCAATCCTCCGGACCGCATCATCGACCCCGACCGGTGGCAGCCCATCACGTTCGATGACGGGAAGGGCGGCACCCTCACGCCGGGCTTCCTGACGCCACACTGGTACCGGGTGAAGCCGTTCGCGCTCCAGTCCAGCAGCCAGTTCCGGCCGCCGCCTCCCCCGAAGGTGGGCTCGCACCAGCTCGCCCGGGAGGTCTGGGAAATCATCTACTACAACGCCCATCTCACCCCGGAGCAGAAGGCCCTCGTCGAGTTCATGCGCGATGGCCCCCGCTCCACGGCGCAGTCCGGCCACTGGCTGCGGTTCGCGCAGGACGTGTCCCGCCGCGACGGGTTCGGCCTGGACCAGGACGTGAAGCTCTTCTTCAGCGTGAGCAACGCGGCCCTGGATGCCTTCATCGCCGCCTGGGAGTCCAAGCGGTTCTACGACTCCTCCCGCCCGTGGACGCTGGTGCGTTACTACCGCGCGGGTGACGAGCTGCTGGGCTGGGTCGGTCCGGGCCAGGGCGTGGACAAGATTCCCGCCGAGCAGTGGCACCCGTACTCGCCCGCCACCTTCATCACGCCGCCGTTCCCGGGCTATGTCTCGGGGCACAGCACGGTGAGTGCAGCCTGCGGCCGGGTGATGGAGCTGTTCACCGGCAGCGACTACTTCGGGAAGGTGGAGCATCTCACCGCGGGGGCGCTCACGGAGCCGGGCTTCGCCTGCAACATCATCCAGCAGCGCAAGGGCAAGCCCTCCAAGGACACGCCCGAGGACTGCGAGGTGACCCTGGAGCTGCCGACGTTCAGCGAGACGGCGGAGATGGCCGGCATCTCGCGCGTGATGGGCGGCTACCACATCCAGGCCGACAACATCGCGGGACTGGAGCTGGGGCGGCAGGTGGCGGATTACCTCTGGCCCCGGACGCGCGCCTACTTCGACGGCACGGCGCAGGTGCCCTGA
- a CDS encoding glycoside hydrolase family 31 protein: MRFDDISIESTRITFWGPRTALEVRSPLPGVLRLRHIPSLGHSSRGPRELAPKQSWAVVEQGERPLSVHREKDGQSAVVTTEELSLEVQLAQGTWLLRDASGRELARCEGFSGEAMPDYPVTRFRSRLSLHAPPDEAWLGFGEKVGALDKRGMHFVFWNTDVVPHHPDTDPLYQSIPFSLGLRDGVAWGFFLDESWRLEADVAAEDSTVVRWDSTGPELDTYLFAGPMPADVVRRYTALTGRPPLPPLWSLGAQQSRWGYENANEIRSVIHGYRAHKLPLDCVYLDIDYMEGYKVWTWDRTRYPDPAGLAKEAASHGVRLVTIIDPGVKAEPGYPVYEEALAGDYLVRNDRGNVLLGEVWPKPATFPDFTREEVRAWWGRLHRGFVEAGIAGFWNDMNEPACFRLINGHETFSIISAPATDMGKVAGPTLPHDARHGDKRHLEVHNVYALGMARAAYEGLRQLAPERRPFLLTRAGSAGIQRYTAVWTGDNSSYWSHMELSISMLLGLGLSGVSFTGSDVSGFMGNATGEMLVRWQQLGTFYPLLRNHSAKGTRFQEPWRFGEPYLSIAREWLERRYQLLPTLYSLMHESAQEGLPALRPLVMYAPGDTEALRMDDAFLFGRELLVAPVVRQGRTRRHVYLPEGRWLPFFDLGLSGEALDGRQHVLAEAPLGSVPMWLRAGGALALTEPAQHTTSANWAHLTWHIHAAERVEARLYEDAGDGYGASRLTRLAGEWKGDRFVLERSVEGSLPLARETETLCVYALSTPREVLGAREHRFVDGLLLLEVEAGWSRVEVRL; this comes from the coding sequence ATGCGCTTCGACGACATTTCCATCGAGTCCACCCGCATCACCTTCTGGGGTCCGCGCACCGCGTTGGAGGTCCGCAGCCCCCTTCCCGGAGTCCTCCGGCTGCGCCACATCCCCTCCCTCGGCCACTCCTCGCGCGGACCCCGCGAGCTTGCGCCCAAGCAGTCCTGGGCCGTCGTGGAGCAGGGGGAGCGGCCCCTCTCCGTCCACCGCGAGAAGGACGGCCAGAGCGCCGTGGTGACCACGGAGGAGCTGTCCCTGGAGGTGCAACTCGCCCAGGGCACCTGGCTGCTGCGCGACGCCTCCGGCCGGGAGCTCGCCCGGTGCGAGGGCTTCTCCGGTGAGGCCATGCCGGACTACCCCGTCACCCGCTTCCGCTCGCGCCTCTCCCTGCACGCGCCTCCCGACGAGGCCTGGCTCGGCTTCGGCGAGAAGGTGGGCGCGCTGGACAAGCGCGGCATGCACTTCGTCTTCTGGAACACGGACGTGGTGCCGCACCACCCGGACACGGATCCCCTCTACCAGTCCATCCCCTTCAGCCTCGGCCTGCGCGACGGTGTCGCCTGGGGCTTCTTCCTCGACGAGTCCTGGAGGCTGGAGGCGGACGTGGCGGCCGAGGACTCCACGGTCGTGCGCTGGGACTCCACCGGGCCCGAGCTGGACACCTACCTCTTCGCCGGCCCCATGCCCGCGGACGTGGTGCGGCGCTACACCGCGCTCACCGGACGCCCTCCCCTGCCCCCGCTGTGGAGCCTGGGCGCGCAGCAGTCCCGCTGGGGCTACGAGAACGCGAACGAAATCCGCTCCGTCATCCACGGCTACCGCGCGCACAAGCTCCCGCTGGACTGCGTGTACCTCGATATCGACTACATGGAGGGCTACAAGGTCTGGACATGGGACCGGACGCGCTACCCGGACCCGGCGGGGCTCGCGAAGGAGGCGGCCTCGCACGGCGTGCGGCTGGTCACCATCATCGACCCCGGCGTGAAGGCCGAGCCGGGCTACCCCGTCTATGAAGAGGCGCTCGCGGGCGACTACCTGGTGCGCAACGACCGGGGCAACGTGCTGCTCGGCGAGGTGTGGCCCAAGCCCGCCACCTTCCCGGACTTCACCCGCGAGGAGGTGCGCGCGTGGTGGGGCCGGCTGCACCGGGGCTTCGTGGAGGCGGGCATCGCCGGCTTCTGGAACGACATGAACGAGCCGGCCTGCTTCCGGCTCATCAACGGCCATGAAACCTTCTCCATCATCTCCGCGCCCGCGACGGACATGGGCAAGGTGGCGGGGCCCACGCTGCCGCATGACGCGCGGCACGGCGACAAGCGCCACCTGGAGGTGCACAACGTCTACGCGCTGGGCATGGCCCGCGCGGCGTACGAGGGCCTGCGCCAGCTGGCACCGGAGCGGCGGCCCTTCCTCCTGACGCGCGCGGGCTCGGCCGGCATCCAGCGCTACACCGCGGTGTGGACGGGCGACAACTCCAGCTACTGGTCGCACATGGAGCTGTCCATCTCCATGCTGTTGGGCCTGGGCCTGTCCGGCGTGTCCTTCACCGGCTCGGACGTGTCCGGCTTCATGGGCAACGCGACCGGGGAGATGCTCGTGCGCTGGCAGCAGCTGGGCACCTTCTACCCGCTGCTGCGCAACCACTCCGCCAAGGGCACCCGCTTCCAGGAGCCCTGGCGCTTCGGCGAGCCCTACCTGTCCATCGCCCGCGAGTGGCTCGAGCGGCGCTACCAGCTGCTGCCCACGCTCTACTCGCTCATGCACGAGTCCGCGCAGGAGGGCCTGCCCGCGCTGCGCCCGCTCGTCATGTACGCGCCGGGGGACACGGAGGCGCTGCGCATGGACGACGCGTTCCTCTTCGGCCGGGAGCTGCTCGTGGCGCCCGTGGTGCGCCAGGGCCGCACGCGCCGGCACGTGTACCTGCCCGAGGGCCGGTGGCTGCCCTTCTTCGACCTCGGGCTGTCGGGAGAGGCCCTCGACGGCCGCCAGCACGTCCTCGCCGAGGCGCCGCTGGGCTCGGTACCCATGTGGCTGCGGGCCGGAGGCGCGCTGGCCCTCACCGAGCCCGCGCAGCACACCACCTCGGCCAACTGGGCGCACCTCACCTGGCACATCCACGCCGCCGAGCGCGTGGAGGCCCGCCTCTACGAGGACGCGGGAGACGGCTACGGCGCGTCGCGGCTGACGCGGCTGGCCGGTGAGTGGAAGGGAGACCGCTTCGTGCTGGAGCGGAGCGTGGAGGGCTCCCTGCCCCTGGCGCGCGAGACGGAGACGCTGTGCGTCTACGCCCTGTCCACGCCGCGCGAGGTGCTCGGCGCGCGGGAGCACCGCTTCGTGGACGGCCTGCTCCTGCTGGAGGTGGAGGCGGGGTGGAGCCGCGTGGAGGTCCGGCTCTAA
- a CDS encoding ELWxxDGT repeat protein yields the protein MRKTEVVRLLLAGMVAVLGGCSEIQGVDDAPVLAPGTVAQALPLGAVQVRDINTRPVRFPQHDPGSVALGGGVSLFVANDELHGRELWRSDGTEAGTSLVRDLVPGLPGSNPRLLTLAQGTVFFSARSGGADDFGAEELWKTDGTPAGTVLVKRLLSTSNSDQIGAMVQVGGTVFFIYHQYDGNYLQQLWKSDGTAAGTVLLQQLAPTDSCGCDFELISTGTAVFFTGRDAANNLQVWKRDGAGAVLLATIPVPSGSFISSHLLTQVGSSLFFTVDKVLWKSDGTPAGTVPVATQSSRISDLEAVNGTLFLSSSTSLWKSNGTAPVLIRTFDDAPGSLTALGNTLYFIGTDALGGRELWTSDGTTAGTRQVKDVLPGADGSAPQELLAWNGGLYFTASTTVGTRGLWRSDGTATGTLALKTWAEVENPWYSVSPTPTPVGSALFFSVPEGPVDPDSWLDRRPRSTWRTTGTVKGTRELAGVWAGTRSSQLRQRPLGVVGGTVFFVASDGNPGEALWKSDGTAAGTVQLRALARVAPEEDTWLRRPGAAHVGGTLFFTADDGVHGLELWKSDGTAVGTVLVKDLRPGPDPSQPEELTAFNGALFFTAYDDVNGMSLWRSDGTEAGTVPVKSMGQEDSSGSVDELTAMGGLLYFEADDSLHDPGLWKTDGTPGGTSLVKVPFANAYASLGMFMAVNGTLFFSARDGYGVTQLWKSDGTQSGTVLVKGGFEALEMSHPVTSQGVLYFTADEGVHGYELWRSDGTEAGTRLLKDIHPGLGSSGPHALTPTGSGLVFVAYEETHGWELWRTDGTEAGTRLLVDLLPGPQGGVRARDQDYLVDILGLEDRGLALFSGVDEAGGAELWRTDGTVAGTFRMLDVVPGSGSSEPDSFAHVGDRLFFMAGDKAYGREPRFLAIPRDLGSATGNAVVQGSTCTAASQVTPSCTYNALAPDSTFAWTAPSAGLFTFSTEGSSYDTSLEVSDSASGTSLGCNDDANETLQSSVAVSLSAGQTVLITVDGYDTECGPFVLNIHPSP from the coding sequence ATGAGAAAGACAGAGGTGGTTCGGCTGCTCCTCGCCGGGATGGTCGCCGTGCTCGGCGGCTGCTCGGAGATACAGGGGGTGGATGATGCCCCCGTGCTGGCACCGGGAACCGTGGCCCAGGCATTGCCGCTGGGCGCCGTCCAGGTGCGAGACATCAACACCCGCCCCGTCCGGTTTCCCCAGCACGACCCCGGGTCCGTGGCCCTGGGGGGTGGCGTGTCGCTCTTCGTGGCGAACGACGAGTTGCATGGCAGGGAGCTGTGGCGCAGTGACGGAACCGAGGCGGGCACCTCGCTGGTGAGGGACCTCGTGCCAGGATTGCCGGGCTCGAATCCCCGGCTCCTGACCCTCGCTCAGGGGACGGTCTTCTTCTCGGCCCGGAGCGGCGGCGCGGACGACTTCGGTGCTGAAGAGCTGTGGAAGACGGACGGCACCCCGGCGGGCACCGTCCTGGTGAAGCGCCTGCTCAGTACCAGCAACTCGGATCAGATCGGCGCCATGGTCCAGGTGGGTGGAACGGTGTTCTTCATCTACCACCAGTACGATGGGAACTATCTGCAGCAGCTCTGGAAGAGCGATGGCACCGCGGCGGGCACCGTGCTCCTCCAGCAACTGGCTCCCACGGACAGCTGCGGCTGTGATTTCGAGCTGATCTCCACGGGCACCGCCGTGTTCTTCACCGGCCGGGACGCCGCGAACAACCTGCAGGTGTGGAAGCGGGATGGGGCCGGAGCCGTGCTCCTCGCGACGATCCCCGTGCCTTCCGGCTCCTTCATTTCCAGCCACCTGCTCACCCAGGTGGGCAGCTCGCTCTTCTTCACCGTGGACAAGGTCCTGTGGAAGAGCGACGGGACGCCCGCGGGAACCGTCCCCGTGGCCACGCAGTCCTCGAGGATCTCCGACCTGGAGGCCGTCAACGGCACCCTCTTCCTCTCGAGCTCCACGTCCCTCTGGAAGAGCAATGGCACGGCGCCGGTCCTGATCCGCACATTCGATGACGCGCCGGGCTCGCTCACCGCGCTCGGCAACACCCTGTATTTCATTGGCACCGACGCCCTGGGCGGACGTGAGCTGTGGACGAGCGATGGCACGACGGCGGGCACGCGCCAGGTGAAGGATGTGCTCCCGGGCGCCGACGGCTCGGCCCCCCAGGAGCTCCTCGCCTGGAACGGTGGCCTCTACTTCACCGCCTCGACTACCGTGGGCACGCGCGGGCTGTGGCGCAGTGACGGCACCGCCACCGGGACCCTCGCGCTCAAGACGTGGGCCGAAGTGGAGAACCCCTGGTACTCAGTGTCCCCCACTCCCACCCCGGTGGGGAGCGCGCTGTTCTTCTCCGTGCCGGAAGGCCCGGTGGACCCGGACTCCTGGCTGGACCGCAGGCCGCGGAGCACGTGGAGGACGACCGGGACCGTGAAGGGGACCCGGGAGCTGGCGGGTGTCTGGGCGGGCACCCGGAGCTCCCAGCTCCGGCAGCGCCCCCTCGGTGTCGTTGGAGGGACGGTCTTCTTCGTCGCCTCGGATGGCAACCCCGGCGAGGCGCTCTGGAAGAGCGATGGGACGGCGGCCGGTACGGTCCAGCTCAGGGCGCTGGCGCGGGTGGCTCCGGAGGAGGACACGTGGCTGCGCAGGCCCGGAGCGGCGCACGTGGGCGGGACGCTCTTCTTCACGGCGGACGATGGGGTGCATGGCCTCGAGCTGTGGAAGAGCGATGGCACCGCCGTCGGGACGGTGCTGGTCAAGGACCTCCGCCCGGGCCCCGACCCCTCCCAACCCGAGGAGCTCACCGCGTTCAACGGCGCCCTGTTCTTCACGGCGTATGACGACGTCAACGGGATGTCCCTCTGGCGCAGCGATGGAACCGAGGCAGGCACCGTTCCCGTCAAGTCCATGGGCCAGGAGGACTCCTCGGGGAGCGTCGACGAGCTCACGGCGATGGGAGGACTCCTCTACTTCGAGGCGGATGACAGCCTTCACGATCCAGGGTTGTGGAAGACGGACGGCACTCCGGGCGGGACGAGCCTGGTCAAGGTTCCCTTCGCCAACGCGTACGCCTCGCTCGGCATGTTCATGGCGGTGAACGGCACCCTGTTCTTCAGCGCTCGCGACGGATACGGCGTGACGCAGCTCTGGAAGAGCGATGGCACGCAGAGCGGCACGGTCCTCGTCAAGGGCGGGTTCGAGGCCCTGGAGATGTCCCACCCGGTGACCTCGCAGGGCGTGTTGTACTTCACCGCGGACGAGGGTGTTCACGGCTACGAGCTGTGGCGGAGCGATGGCACGGAGGCCGGGACGCGCCTGCTCAAGGACATCCATCCCGGGCTCGGAAGCTCCGGGCCCCATGCGCTCACGCCCACGGGCTCGGGGCTGGTGTTCGTGGCCTACGAGGAGACCCATGGCTGGGAGCTCTGGAGGACCGACGGAACGGAGGCCGGGACGCGCCTGCTCGTAGACCTGCTTCCGGGTCCCCAGGGAGGCGTCCGCGCCAGGGATCAGGACTACCTCGTCGACATCCTCGGACTGGAGGATCGGGGCCTGGCGCTCTTCAGTGGAGTGGACGAAGCCGGCGGCGCGGAGCTGTGGCGGACGGATGGGACGGTGGCGGGCACGTTCCGGATGCTGGACGTCGTGCCCGGCTCCGGCTCCTCCGAACCCGATTCGTTCGCCCATGTGGGGGATCGGCTCTTCTTCATGGCCGGTGACAAGGCATATGGCCGCGAGCCTCGATTCCTCGCCATCCCCAGGGACCTCGGCTCGGCCACCGGCAACGCCGTCGTCCAGGGCTCCACGTGCACCGCGGCGAGCCAGGTGACTCCCAGTTGCACCTACAACGCCCTGGCCCCTGACTCCACGTTCGCCTGGACGGCGCCCTCGGCGGGTCTCTTCACCTTCAGCACGGAGGGCTCCAGCTACGACACGAGCCTCGAGGTGTCGGACTCCGCTTCCGGCACGTCGCTGGGGTGCAACGACGACGCGAACGAGACGCTCCAGTCGTCCGTGGCGGTGAGCCTGTCGGCCGGGCAGACCGTCCTCATCACCGTGGACGGTTACGACACGGAGTGCGGACCCTTCGTGCTCAACATCCATCCCTCACCGTAA